The sequence below is a genomic window from Cicer arietinum cultivar CDC Frontier isolate Library 1 chromosome 6, Cicar.CDCFrontier_v2.0, whole genome shotgun sequence.
TGTACTGATGAAGGTTTTgaactagtaaaatattttattaagtacttgaaaaaatataaagaacttGATGTTGTAAATAGTATTTGATTCGATcttagatcaattaaaaatactattatttgtGTTAAAAATTGACAATAAAATGAAGATGGaatgtattttttgttaaagATCTCTGAttcatgtaaaaaaataatatgataaatttgTATGGTTATAATATGTccattatataaatattaagtatatcCATAAGTATTATAgaatttatgaattatattatagattaaataaatgactcacttaatagaaatatttgaataatatgatacatataaaaaaaaattatcttgaaAAGCTTAAACTATtatttgataataaatttaaactaCGTTAGATGCAtcttaaaaatacattttataatgtttaattactttcataataattatgattgaaTCTATGAAACTTCTtgcaaattaaaattattaaaatcttaCGGAGGTAATAGGTATAAATATAAATAGGATTGTTGTTTCTGTTTATAAACTCACTTGTATCGTATCTTACTGTTTCATATACCCTTTTACCCAAAACTCCAAAACCATCCTGACTGTGCTATCACCCAAGACCGCCTACCTTCCGGCAGCGTTTTCCGGCAACCCAGCACCGCCCTTCCGGCAACCCAGTACCGTCCTTCCTTCTTTCTCAATTGTTTAGTTCTGGTTCGTTTCTATTCATCTTTACCAAGTTTTTTCTATCATTTATTCTTCTTTTATGTTGTTTCAATGaacattttagttttgttttgattgttttttggCGTGTTGTTTCATTGAATTATTGTCCTtctattatgttgatttttttcaaacatcGTGCCTATTTCTGTGAAAAAGGAGAAGggattttttgtaaaaaatcgtgactttatttttttcctcttatttgagattgattttcaTGTGGGTATTGCACTGTAGGCTTGAAATCGTGACTtgcaaatgattttttaaagaatgttgattataatgaataaattatttatgttttacgAGGTTTTATTTGTATAGTTTGCCCAGGGCACAAAGGACCAACCCTGAATATATTTATTGCATAACATAatttactaattaattttttgttaggTACTTCCTAACTCctgattatttattaattttgagtgATTAATGGATATGAGGGTTTCATCAGCACCGAGCAAGTTTAGCATTATTAGATTCAATTGCATTCTTCAGAAAGCATTTCCAAGTAGAAAAAAATatgcaaaacaaaattatagaAATTTGTCTATATGTACctcaccatcatcatcatcatcgtcaACAGCAACAACTTCTTTGATTGTTGGGTCGGTATTCGCTTCACCTGCCGATGTTCCGCAACGTTCCGACGAGTGGTTCGCTCTTCGGAAAGACAAACTAACCACAAGCACATTCAGTACCGCATTAGGTTTTTGGAAAGGTAGCCGTCGCTCAGAGTTGTGGCATGAGAAAGTATTTGCATCAGAATCACAAATCATTGAATCTTCTAAAAGAAATGCAATGGCCTGGGGAATGCTCAATGAGGCAGTGGCTGTTGAAAACTATAAGAAAATCACGGGCCGTGAGGTGAGTTCGATGGGGTTCGCAGTTCATTCGAAACAGTCTTATGATTGGCTTGGTGCATCACCCGATGGGGTTCTCGGCACCGCTGGAATATTGGAAGTTAAGTGTCCGTATAACAAGGGCAAGCCTGAGGCAGGTTTGCCATGGTCAAGAATGCCTTTTTATTACATGCCTCAAGTTCAGGGTCAAATGGAGATTATGGCTTTTGAATGGGTTGATTTGTATTGTTGGACACCAAATGGAAGCACTATATTTCGTGTCGATAGGGATCGTGGATATTGGGACTTAATACATGGGATTCTAAGAGAGTTTTGGTGGGAAAACGTGGTTCCGGCGAGGGAAGCTTTGTTGTTAGGGTGTGAAGAACAAGTGGAGTCTTATAAGCCTGCATCTACACACAAAATGACTGGATTAGCAATTGCTAAAAGCATCAAGTTAGCTAGTGAATCAAAGCTGTTATGCAGAGAAATTGCAGGTCATGTTGAATTTTATACCTGATTCTTGTTCACAAGCTGTAACTTGTAAGTTAAGCAATTGAATTGATTCAAATGTTGTAATCTTGTCCTATTTTTTGTACTGCCTTTGGCACCCTTGTATCTTTCCAgcaatcaatatttttaatgaagAATATATTTTGCTAAAAGACTTGGTCGTGTTGGTATTGTTAGCCATACAAAACAATCGTATGAAAACTGTGATGTTATCATAGAAAGATAAAATCATAAGTCCTTCATCCACAAAGTATGTCAAATATAAAGTGATTCATGTTTGATACGTTGACAAAAATTTGTATTGAACAGTTTGACAGCTCGAATACTTGGTTGGTTTCTTAGTGTACCCAAATTGGCACACAAGAAACCAGGAAGTGTTCAATGGTGCTAGATTTGACTATATCAGCATTATCCATTGTGCTATGCACAAAGCTAATTGTAGCAAGTGTCCATCGAGATGAAATGGCAAAAGTGAGTGGGTGTGCTTTGTACCAGGCTGTTGACCTTAACCGGCTGGTCCCTGATGCAGGTTGGTTCAAATGTAACATTGACGACTTTGTTAGCAATGGTGGACTCTAGGCCAGCCTATGTAGGTTTTTTCAGAAATCATCTTGGCGGTTGAGTCTTTGGATTCCCTCAGATGGGTTCTTCGAGTATTCTTATGGCAGAGGCGCGGAGCTGTAGGGACTGGTGTCTGTGGTAGAGGTCACTTGGCAATATGGTGTGTGGAATTTGGTTGTGGAGTGTAACTCTAAAGTTGTCGTCCAGCTGATCAGAGAAGGGTGTGAGGCCAATCATCATTGTTGGAGCATGATTTGGATGTGGAAAAATTGGATGGACAAGGACTCGCAAGTCCAATTTTGCCATGTTTATTGAGAATCAAATTTGGTTGCAGATTGACTTGCTAATTTTGCTCACTCTCAACAGTTGGGAATTCATACTTCAGacaatttttcattttgatttttctttacttttgaaattttatggGAATTAGTTTTTCCTGTAGAGTTACATGTTAATTTGTTTATGTATAAGGGTTAAGCTCCTtctttgtataaaaaaatgcaCCACATTATCTTTTTAGAGGGTTAACTAGCTAATTGAAGTGTTCAAGCACTTGATTCTAAGCAATAAGCaatatttaagaataaaaaatatttttataaaagggAAAGTAGTGGTGAAGTCAACTTAAGCCACTAAGTGAAACTCAATAAAGTTCTTAGGAGCTACAATACTTAAATTCAAcataatatttgaattaaagTAGGCACATTTAAttcaattggttaaaaatgaatCCATAAAATTTTAGTTGTTTCTTCCATGTTTCTATAATGCTTCTACATTCGTCCTTAACACTTTCGGCTAGTAGTTTTTGATTCTTAGACCACCCAAGAGATCAAATTATGgcataaaataaagttgttttTCAAACACAAGCTAAATTGTATTAGCAAATGCAGATTCTACTAAACTATACAATCGATCATGCAAACACCATACGCAAgcattaaagaatgaataatattttttttaatccctTTCTTCTGGTCGTTGGTCTTATGCCCGTTCATTGGTGTGAAGTATATTGTATCATCCGAAAAGCTTACAATCAATCAAGCCAAGGGCAACGAAAACGTAATCTATGGGTTTTGGATGACTTTGACTATACCTTTTCTTTTATAGCATGCTTTTGTTTCTCTATTTCCCCGGGCAACAAAAAGCAACTGCCTTTTCAAGAGCTTAAACTTGTATGCTACAATTTTTCACATGCTTGAAGCATAATAACATCTTCCTAAATTTACCCAAAACCTTAAGCCAACCAACGAAGATTGTTATGCTCAGACGTCGTGTCATACTTATACACTGTATTCACTCCAACGTCAAACAGTCATTTTAAGAAAAtcatgtataaataaatagttgatATTATGTACACATACATAACCAATTGTGAGTAGATATAATATCAACCATTAATTTCTTCACTTTAATAAAGTCAAATTCTGTTGGCGgaatatatttatcattgaagTCCCTGTTGCAGTGCGTACAAGAAACTTCATTTTTGAAGATGACCAATACTAGCATCCAACAAGGTTAGAAATTTTTAATCAATACATTCATTTAACGACTTTTCAATTAAAGAGGCATCATACGGCCAACATAACATTGAACCTATTTCAATTTTTGCAAGAGGAAAAAATATACAAGAAAATAACGATTTgactaaaaaaatcaaagataTTAATTATAAGCTCCAAAGTCACAAATGAATTTTACTCGATACAGGCTAAATTAATGTAAGCATAGATTCAAAGACATCACCACAATAaccacttatttttttttccctctTATCCAAATATGGGAAAAAGAATAAACAGGGTACATACACCCCAACCTGGAAACAGTTAATGAAGAAGTAACCAGAAGTCTAGAAGTAATTCAAACTGGTAAAGTAATAGAACAATCACAAATATATAATCTGAAAGTGACCCAATAAGAAAGGTTGCATTGCATATCGCTCAAATTAAGTGTGGATCCTTGCCACCTACAGATACCATCCATTAACTAGAGAGGAACCCAACCGGAACTGGAGAGGAACCCAATCTGCTCCGACTGCAGCCCCCATTATCACAGAGTGTAACATAATCAAAAACTCATTGTAACTATGTAGTAAGCGATCCGTAACCATAGTAATTGATTTGGTTCCAGCAGTTCACTTCAGTAGCAGCAGAGACACAaaaaggaaatcgatttccaccTTCTCAACAGGAAAATCTCCACCAAATACAAAGAAAGCCAAACAAGTCCAGCAGCACCCAGCATTTCATACGACATTAACAGGGACTATATTCCTCATAAAGACTTCTGTATGATAATATATGACACAAATACTCACCCTAACTTTGTTTGCGAGGAACTGAGCTGACTGTCGCAACCTTCCCATCCACCCTTCCTAAACATTTGACCAGATACTGAGAACAAGAACAGCAAAGCAATTCCAGACAAAATGTTTCTTCATATTCGCTGTCATTGATGCAGCGGCCACATTGACTACATCGCGGTATGCAAAGAGTGCATGCCCTGCACACCTGAGTGGTACGCCCCACCACCCCTTGACAGCCTTCTGCTGGACAATCATATACAAGCCTTAAATTCTGACATCGGGGACAAACTTCAATATCTATGGCTCGATCATCATCGCAGGTCAGATACAAGTTTCCACGGCAATAGAAGTGTGGTTTGTGAGGATGCTGCTGCAGCTGAGTGTCAGTGCCCAACAAGAAGTTCAGTTCATCAAATTGCTTTTGTGTAATACCATAAAGGCCACCTATGTGCAAATGCTTTACCCCTTGTGTACCCATAGAATTGTAAGCTTTTAACATATCCACAATACCTTCAACGCTAAGTCTTGTACATCCAGGGACGCTCAACTGCATAGGTTTACCAAAGGAAAAAATCAAAATGGTtaaaagtaaagaaaatatGGATGTGAACAAAACTTGGGACTTTGGCTGAGATCAAACGTATTCAAAGCTCAAAGCAGTTAATACAACAACAGTAGAAAATTCAGGAATTCCCAAGCATACCAACACTAAATCACATTACTATATAGATATTGTGAAACCACCACAAATATAAGCAAATTCACTTTAAGGTGCCAAGATCTATCAAATGGAAAAGAACCATTTAACACATCTGAACAGTAAAAGAAGCTTGCATGTGTCAAGGTTGACGGTTGAAACAATTAATAATGAGCCTCAACTCAATCTATAATCTATTTTTCTTTCACACCTTCCCTTCATATAGGGGACTTAATAcctacaaatacattgtataaTAATGCGTATTTTCTACGAATGtatgatgaaaaataaatagCAACACAAATACACAGTTAGTGAAGGATATGTTGCTTTATCTTTTGGACAAGACTCGAGCATAAGAACCAAGGTTTCCTACATCTACATAGGCATACACAACCAAAAAATGATAGTATcctaaaacaaaatatagaataaacttatataaatttatgtaatgAGAGAAAACTTCCACGAATAAATACCAGTGATGATGTAAAGGACAAAATGTTCAAAACAGGAGCTTCTgacattatatttaaaaaaagtgtcATTCAATGGTGTTGTAAGTAAATTATGTCTCCCTAATTCaccatttaataaaaataaagcaaaGGGGTCTCTACTCCGCATATTTTCGTTGtagtttttcttcttttggGATTAGGCCctcttttcttaaaaaaataaattaaaaaatcaagcaaagcaatatcatattattatacatataaATTCCACAATTTTATACAACAGCAGCAGATGTAAATTccaatttcatttttcaacttcaaaagaaataatttataatatgctAACGCATGCTAACCTTGATTATTTTGGGATTGGCTTCAAGAACACGCCTCAGACCATCATCGGTTATCCTACTACACTCCACCAGGCTCAAGCACTCAAGACCACCTCGAGCTCTATTGGCCAATTCCAAAAGAATGTCATCAGTGATCCTTTCATTTAAAGGCTGGCCAACGTGGATACTTTTCCACAGAAACGACTCGCCTCGAACATATGAATGCAGATATTTACATACTCTCTCAACTGAAAGAAGATCAGACAAACCCAGATAACTAAGAGAAAAAATTATAGATGAATGAGGAGAGATTATATCTCCTTCAAGGCATTTCACATCATCCATGTTTGTGTCACCCGACACACTAGCAATAGCCACATCTTTATATTCAGAACCAAAACCCAACACACCATCCATGTCACTAGAAGATCCATAACCAAAGCTGCTGCAGGATGCTTCTCCAACTTCTCTTTGAGAACACTCACCGAATCCACTCACTCCTTCAAATTGAAATTTGTTGTCCTCAATGAACGCATTTTCCCCATGGGGAAACGTGTGGAACCTCACAGCATTATTCCAAATGAAATTCAACCCAGCAAACAAAGGGTAATTATCACCGCTTGACCCAAGCTCATCTCCGCGATATCCACTGTAATCGAAATCTAAATCCTCCAGCCATCCGGTGATGGCTGTGAAGGTAGTGCTGATGTCCATGCCAAAAGGATCCGAAGGCAACCGATCGATAATGTCTCCCTTGGAGGCTGAATCCTGAGTGGAACCTGCACCCCTATCACATCTATCCATTCCATAATCAAAGCAATTCTCAACATCATGCCATCCATTACTAAATCCATCACCACTACCACTACCACTACCAAATCCATCACCACTACCACTACCCTCTACTCGGTATCCATTCCCCATTCTCATCGGAGAAACCAAATTATCCTCAGACACACCACCGGGAAAAATTGATCGATGAGAGAAATTCAACGCCATATCATGTATTTCCAATTTCCAATATATATACAAACCCTAACTAAATAAATCAACCACAAACCCTACTTATTTTCAGGGGTGATTCTATTCAAAACAAcgatttttcttatttttttttctttttggttctAACGTGGAAAATAACacaggaaaaaaaatgaaaagtggAAGAGATCTAACAAGAAAACCCTCGATTTCCGATTGCAAACTAAAACAAAGCACCAAAAACTTCACAGAGTTTCTTGAGATGATGAAGAAccaatttataataataattaaggaaaaagagaagaaaaaaaaaaacagctaGAATGGAATCAGATGACGAAAAATAGAAtcgtattttgtttttttgcacAGAACGAAAACTAAAACGAAATTTCAactatcttttttgtttttttttctcgtaAACCCGATAATTGGGACGAGGATTGAAAATCTAAAACAGAAAGAAAAGGAAGAGAATAAAAGAATATGAGAGAGCGTGAAGAGAAAAAAGGGAATGAGATGGAATTACCGGAGGAAGGAGAGAAACCCTAATTAATTTCGGCGCGAAGGAGAGGATGTGAAGGGAAAAGGAGAGAGAAGGTGTAAAGGGATGGGTTTGGTAGAGCGAATTTGCAGGGAGAATTGTGGTTGTGAAGAGTAAAGGAAAAATCGGAGGGAATTTCGTCGTTGTgggtttttctttctttctttctttctttcttcccCCTCGAGTGGGTATGCCGATGCCGATCGAGTTCGCGGAAAATATGTGAGATAGAGAGAGAAACAAAACgagaatatattaattttatttaaaattaaatacaatctaaataataaaagaaaataaaatcaattcattgggtaaaaaaataaaataaaattaaggagACAGATAAATAATAACGGTGAATGAGGAAGGAGGAGATTGATAAGGTGTTGAAGATGGGACACGTGGCGGAATAACCGAATAGGTTGATACAGTTTTTTCGCATCTAGCGGTCGTAGCGGTAAGGGAAAGGATCTCTCAAAATACCTATTCCTCTTCCtattattgtgtttttttatttttaatattgtatctATAGATCACGTGTTGCTTCATGTAAAATACAAAGATTCTATTTGACCAAAAGTAATCCATAGCtaataattttgttgatatATTGGAGGATGCGAGTAGCTTAAAAGGATAAGTTTATCAATAAGTATATACTATCCATCCATTTAAAGGATTTAAAAGACAAATTACATTTTGAccatttagtaaaattatttcatttatgtATCCACGTTTAGAGTAAGAATTTTTACCTAATTGACGAATTATGTGAGTGTagttattgaaaaaatttaatattattattaatttaatgattgTAATTTATTAATCGTACAAAATTTTGTATCATcagtatatataaaataaatttttaatttatatatataattatttaaaaagctTTTATAtagtcaaataataaaaaatattttattttactttaactacttttaagttatatatatatatatattatttgatggtTGTATAATTTTTGTGTATATTGTCTTgcgtaaaaattaaattatttcataaaatcaaattaattaatggatctaaaataatataacatactTCTAACTAatgattaatttgtttaattttttaattatgaattatatataaagtatattactaaaataatttaatttagttaaagtaattttaaacagtatgaatttgaaatttgatttttatattgatgattttattctttaatgtattatcatttaaattactttagttacacaaaatattattgtaaattttattttcatttaaattttttaaaattaatataaaaggaTATGTATTATAAAAACATATGTATAAGATGAATTTTAACAACTAAAAACCAGgaatttattattaatagatttttttgactcgttattaatatttatttgactatTTGTAACAGAATATCTTAAAAGCATATATAGtcaaactaatattaaaaaatcatatgatGAATAATAAACTGAAACATTTAATCAATAAAACTAAACTCAAACAATGTTTTAGTCTTACTAAATATAGTGTTTGAATAAAGTTTGGACTATTCCAAGatctcctttttttttccttacaAAATCTCCTTTTCTATAACTATAGTaacttttaaacttttatttgcatatactaaaaatatatttcacataTTGTGATGTTATTGTTCTTGCCAGTGTTTCGAAATTATGCCAAAGTTAAGCAAtattacttgattgaatttCTAAATGCATTACATTAcattgtattatatatatatatatatatatatatatatagagagagagagagagagagatatagTTACTGActagatattttttataagcatAATATAAGTTAAGTTGCAAAATTGTATATATCTATAAAACTTCATTTCATTTATTTGATTAGGAAGTAATAGTAAAATTATGAATAACATAGTTTaaattatgagttttgttttttgtatcattttatataatcaatttttttaaaatatattgaaattatatatttaaagttgaaaataagattactattaaaatttacaaaacattgttatgaatttatttatttttcaataaattaaatataatttttccaCAATAGATTTTTCATCTAAatgtaataataaatatcatacCATTATctagtttatataaaatattatctaaaaagtttataaattataatttttttacaataaaataaaatattatatgttatataaTTTCTTATCAAATACACATAGACTTATCATATCGTTATCACATATTGTATTTttatcaaactcttttattttatcgTTTAGATTTTACTGTGATGATCAAACAAATTcaacatatataaaattattttattcttttttacaCAAATCTATTTCATTctatctatttaattaaaatcataatttctTTGTGTCTAAAAACAATAGGAATATTTATGGGTCACCTTCTAACATCAAtcctctaaaaaaaaatataacttttaatatcatagttgcaaaaagaaaaatttctAATATCAATTCgtccttttaaaatatatttttgatataaaTGGAGTCGTATTTGGTTTAAAATAAggttttttttgtaata
It includes:
- the LOC101506985 gene encoding uncharacterized protein, whose product is MDMRVSSAPSKFSIIRFNCILQKAFPSRKKYAKQNYRNLSICTSPSSSSSSTATTSLIVGSVFASPADVPQRSDEWFALRKDKLTTSTFSTALGFWKGSRRSELWHEKVFASESQIIESSKRNAMAWGMLNEAVAVENYKKITGREVSSMGFAVHSKQSYDWLGASPDGVLGTAGILEVKCPYNKGKPEAGLPWSRMPFYYMPQVQGQMEIMAFEWVDLYCWTPNGSTIFRVDRDRGYWDLIHGILREFWWENVVPAREALLLGCEEQVESYKPASTHKMTGLAIAKSIKLASESKLLCREIAGHVEFYT
- the LOC101504517 gene encoding F-box protein SKIP14, translated to MALNFSHRSIFPGGVSEDNLVSPMRMGNGYRVEGSGSGDGFGSGSGSGDGFSNGWHDVENCFDYGMDRCDRGAGSTQDSASKGDIIDRLPSDPFGMDISTTFTAITGWLEDLDFDYSGYRGDELGSSGDNYPLFAGLNFIWNNAVRFHTFPHGENAFIEDNKFQFEGVSGFGECSQREVGEASCSSFGYGSSSDMDGVLGFGSEYKDVAIASVSGDTNMDDVKCLEGDIISPHSSIIFSLSYLGLSDLLSVERVCKYLHSYVRGESFLWKSIHVGQPLNERITDDILLELANRARGGLECLSLVECSRITDDGLRRVLEANPKIIKLSVPGCTRLSVEGIVDMLKAYNSMGTQGVKHLHIGGLYGITQKQFDELNFLLGTDTQLQQHPHKPHFYCRGNLYLTCDDDRAIDIEVCPRCQNLRLVYDCPAEGCQGVVGRTTQVCRACTLCIPRCSQCGRCINDSEYEETFCLELLCCSCSQYLVKCLGRVDGKVATVSSVPRKQS